TGTCGCACGCGGGCGAGACAGTGGCTGCTGCGGCGGGCCCGCAACCGGTCGGCATCGATCTCGAACGCCTGGACCAGCCCTCGGCAGGCCCGCAGGTCGTGGCCCGCGTGCTCACCCGCGGCGAACGCGAGGCCGTCCAACGCGACCCGGACCCGCATCGCGCGTTCCTGCGGCAGTGGGTGCGCAAGGAAGCCCTGATCAAGGCCGGAGTGGCGGGACTGCACACCATGAGCAGCATTGATCTGTCATCGCTCTCGCTGTCAGAAGGCCGCTGGGCCTTCCACGTCTGGCGGATCCTCGACTGGTCCGGCGGTGACGTCCTAGGTTCGCTGGCCACTACTCTCGACGATTAAGGTGCAACCATGGTTACAGTAGGCGGTATGGAGGCGAAGC
The nucleotide sequence above comes from Nonomuraea gerenzanensis. Encoded proteins:
- a CDS encoding 4'-phosphopantetheinyl transferase family protein; this encodes MAVVLVRQAREVLARVHDTDDRLTAQERQRAAAFRRDEDRQIFVAGRHLLRRCAARLVDVPMEELAVVQRCPLCHGPHGRPFLQGYPEVHLSLSHAGETVAAAAGPQPVGIDLERLDQPSAGPQVVARVLTRGEREAVQRDPDPHRAFLRQWVRKEALIKAGVAGLHTMSSIDLSSLSLSEGRWAFHVWRILDWSGGDVLGSLATTLDD